A window from Paucidesulfovibrio gracilis DSM 16080 encodes these proteins:
- a CDS encoding Rid family detoxifying hydrolase: MSEIQMIHTSKAPAAVGPYSQGTAWNALVFVSGQLGLLPESGTFAGGPEDFESQARQALRNMSAILDAAGSSLEQVLNVEVFLTDMGQFATFNAIYEEFFNTHKPARAAVEVAGLPKGGLVEVKCTATKS, encoded by the coding sequence ATGTCGGAAATCCAAATGATCCACACCTCCAAAGCCCCGGCCGCCGTGGGACCGTATTCCCAAGGAACCGCATGGAACGCTTTGGTCTTTGTCAGCGGCCAGCTCGGCCTGCTGCCTGAGAGCGGCACTTTTGCCGGTGGTCCCGAAGACTTCGAATCGCAAGCACGTCAGGCACTGCGCAATATGTCCGCCATTCTGGATGCCGCTGGATCAAGCCTGGAGCAAGTGCTCAACGTGGAAGTCTTTCTGACCGACATGGGGCAATTCGCCACATTCAACGCCATCTATGAAGAATTTTTCAACACGCACAAGCCTGCACGAGCCGCCGTGGAAGTCGCTGGCCTGCCTAAAGGCGGGCTGGTCGAGGTAAAATGCACCGCCACAAAATCGTAA
- a CDS encoding AI-2E family transporter: MGDRNATPFLGSRIYTSFLGVLLLFALFLTYRIFSPFLHTFVFAAVLSIITYPLYIRLVPRVGYRRTIAAGLTTCGIALLIVVPLFFLLFGLAVQGAESLRAIREWAVTTDFDRWIGDGAMAGYLEWVKVHLPFVKVEQLNLDEKLLGYSEQFAQYLLDMSRGLLRDAAGLLLKFLLLVGMIFFFLLDGPNMVQRLKYLCPLKRYQEDIIIDSLQRVSRSVLLGSLFVAALQGLAGGIGFAAVGFPGLFWGTMMAFAALIPVVGASLIWWPAVIYLAVNGEWGWSLFLFLWCIGLVVNIDTFLRPLLLRGAQKVSPFYIFLAILGAVSVFGFKGILYGPLILSFVMVMLQIYGEEYHEALQNRGEDC; the protein is encoded by the coding sequence GTGGGGGATCGAAACGCCACGCCTTTTTTGGGCAGCCGGATTTATACATCCTTTTTAGGGGTGCTGCTTCTTTTCGCTCTTTTTTTGACCTATCGGATTTTTTCTCCTTTCCTGCACACTTTCGTGTTTGCAGCCGTGTTGTCCATCATTACCTATCCTTTATATATACGACTGGTGCCTCGGGTCGGGTATCGGCGTACCATTGCTGCCGGATTGACCACGTGCGGCATTGCTCTATTGATTGTTGTGCCGCTTTTTTTCCTTCTTTTCGGATTGGCGGTCCAGGGGGCAGAGTCCTTGCGTGCCATTCGCGAATGGGCCGTGACAACGGATTTCGATCGGTGGATCGGGGACGGTGCCATGGCCGGCTATCTGGAATGGGTCAAGGTGCATCTTCCGTTCGTGAAGGTCGAGCAACTTAATCTGGATGAAAAGCTGCTCGGCTATTCCGAACAATTCGCCCAATACCTTTTGGATATGAGCCGGGGGCTGCTGCGGGACGCGGCCGGGTTGCTGCTTAAATTTCTGCTGCTGGTGGGGATGATCTTTTTTTTCCTGCTGGATGGACCCAATATGGTTCAACGGCTCAAGTACCTCTGTCCGCTGAAGCGATACCAGGAAGATATCATCATCGACAGTCTGCAACGGGTTTCGCGGAGTGTGCTTCTGGGCAGCCTTTTTGTGGCGGCCCTGCAAGGTCTTGCCGGGGGGATCGGCTTTGCTGCGGTGGGCTTTCCCGGTTTGTTCTGGGGAACCATGATGGCCTTTGCCGCGCTTATTCCCGTGGTGGGTGCCAGCCTGATCTGGTGGCCCGCGGTCATCTATCTTGCCGTGAACGGGGAGTGGGGCTGGTCTTTGTTCCTGTTCCTCTGGTGCATTGGTCTGGTCGTCAACATCGATACGTTTTTACGGCCCCTTTTGTTGCGGGGGGCACAAAAGGTCTCGCCGTTCTACATCTTCCTCGCCATTCTCGGCGCCGTGTCCGTGTTCGGTTTCAAAGGAATACTTTATGGACCGTTGATCCTTTCCTTTGTCATGGTCATGCTGCAAATCTACGGTGAGGAGTACCATGAGGCGTTGCAGAATCGGGGCGAGGACTGCTGA
- a CDS encoding 2-amino-3,7-dideoxy-D-threo-hept-6-ulosonate synthase, with protein sequence MLLGKAVRMERIMNRDNGRLIVVPLDHGVTVGPIYGLVDLRDTVNKVADGGANAVLMHKGLPRCSHRGTGRDIGLIVHLSASTALSPTPNAKTMVGTVEDAIKLGADAVSIHVNLGDESERSMLSDLGALCSRAGDWGMPVLAMLYARGPKVKDEYAPDVVAHCARVGMELGADIVKVNYTGDPESFQRVTEGCCVPVVIAGGPKVDSNYDLVRMVHDSVQAGGAGISVGRNIFQHDHPARLVRSLYKVVHEGWSVEQALPLLDSPESAQ encoded by the coding sequence ATGCTGCTGGGAAAAGCTGTTCGAATGGAACGCATCATGAATCGGGACAATGGCCGTTTGATCGTGGTTCCCCTGGATCACGGAGTAACAGTCGGTCCGATCTATGGCTTGGTGGATCTGCGAGACACGGTCAACAAGGTAGCGGACGGAGGAGCCAACGCCGTGCTCATGCACAAAGGCCTGCCCCGTTGTTCGCACCGGGGAACAGGACGCGACATCGGATTGATCGTACATCTTTCCGCATCCACGGCACTCTCCCCCACACCCAACGCAAAAACCATGGTCGGTACCGTGGAAGACGCCATCAAACTTGGAGCCGACGCGGTAAGCATTCACGTGAACCTGGGCGACGAAAGCGAACGCTCCATGCTCTCGGATCTCGGTGCACTCTGCTCCCGGGCCGGAGACTGGGGAATGCCCGTACTGGCCATGCTCTATGCTCGCGGTCCCAAGGTAAAAGATGAATACGCCCCGGATGTCGTGGCCCACTGCGCCCGGGTGGGAATGGAGCTTGGAGCCGACATCGTCAAGGTCAACTACACGGGTGATCCGGAATCATTCCAACGCGTCACCGAAGGATGCTGCGTTCCCGTGGTCATTGCTGGCGGCCCCAAAGTCGACAGCAACTACGACCTGGTCCGCATGGTTCATGACTCGGTCCAGGCGGGCGGAGCCGGCATTTCCGTGGGGCGAAACATCTTCCAGCACGACCATCCCGCCCGTCTGGTGCGCTCCCTGTACAAGGTCGTCCATGAGGGATGGAGCGTGGAACAGGCTCTTCCGCTCCTGGATTCTCCCGAAAGCGCACAATAA
- the acs gene encoding acetate--CoA ligase yields MTDEKIESLSKESRLFLPPTNPTAAVGSQEEYERIYRRSIDDMEGFWAERADELLSWEKKWDNVLEWDFDVPEIKWFSGGKLNVAYNCLDRHLENGRRNKAALIWQGEQDQDVKVYTYQMLHDEVCRFANVLKKKGIKKGDRVSIYLPMIPELAVAMLACARIGAPHSIVFAGFSANALRDRINDCGSKVHITGTAVNRAGRQIPLKPNTDEALKECPGVEQVVVVDSAPGYQADMVEGRDVWWHEEMAEDDVHGGCPCESMESEDPLFILYTSGSTGKPKGVFHTQAGYLTYTAHTCQWVFDLKDDDVHWCTADIGWVTGHSYIVYGPLALGATSLMFEGVPTYPNPDRYWQICQKFKVNIFYTAPTVIRALMREGDQWTQNHDLSNLRVLGTVGEPINPEAWMWYYKQIGNSKLPIVDTWWQTETGGHVISGLPYATPMKPGAASTPLPGIDAAIIDKDGKEVGPDEGGFLVIRKPWPGMLRGVWGNQERFKATYFAGFPGTYESGDGARRDEDGYFWIMGRVDDVINVSGHRLGTAEIESALVAHPAVSEAAVVGMPHEVKGQSIYAYVTLKGDEDESDELRKELVTHVRKEIGPLAAPEIMQFAPGLPKTRSGKIMRRILRKIAEGDTSNLGDTSTLADPGVVQDLIEGNADLTEK; encoded by the coding sequence ATGACCGATGAAAAAATTGAAAGCCTGAGTAAAGAATCCCGTCTGTTCCTGCCGCCGACCAATCCCACGGCCGCTGTCGGAAGTCAGGAGGAGTACGAAAGGATTTATCGGCGCTCCATCGACGACATGGAGGGGTTCTGGGCGGAACGCGCCGACGAGCTGCTTTCCTGGGAAAAAAAATGGGATAACGTGCTGGAATGGGATTTCGACGTTCCGGAAATCAAATGGTTCTCGGGTGGGAAGCTCAACGTGGCCTACAACTGCCTGGACCGGCACCTGGAAAACGGCCGTCGAAACAAAGCCGCGCTTATCTGGCAGGGTGAGCAGGACCAGGACGTGAAGGTCTACACCTATCAGATGCTGCACGACGAGGTCTGCCGATTCGCCAATGTGCTGAAGAAAAAGGGCATCAAAAAAGGGGACCGCGTTTCCATCTACCTGCCCATGATTCCGGAACTTGCCGTGGCCATGCTGGCCTGTGCCCGCATCGGAGCGCCCCACTCCATCGTGTTCGCTGGCTTTTCCGCCAATGCCCTGCGTGACCGCATCAATGACTGCGGTTCCAAAGTCCACATCACAGGCACCGCCGTGAACCGTGCCGGACGACAGATTCCGCTGAAACCCAACACGGATGAAGCGCTCAAGGAATGCCCGGGCGTGGAACAGGTCGTGGTCGTGGATTCCGCCCCCGGCTATCAGGCCGACATGGTGGAGGGCCGCGACGTCTGGTGGCACGAGGAAATGGCTGAGGACGACGTGCACGGCGGTTGCCCTTGTGAGAGCATGGAATCGGAAGATCCGCTGTTCATCCTCTATACCTCCGGTTCAACGGGCAAACCCAAGGGCGTGTTTCACACCCAGGCCGGCTACCTGACGTATACCGCCCACACCTGCCAATGGGTCTTTGACCTCAAGGACGACGATGTGCATTGGTGCACAGCGGATATCGGTTGGGTCACGGGCCACTCCTACATCGTGTACGGGCCTCTGGCCTTGGGAGCCACATCCCTGATGTTCGAGGGCGTTCCCACGTATCCCAACCCGGACCGGTACTGGCAAATCTGCCAGAAATTCAAGGTCAACATCTTTTATACCGCCCCCACGGTCATCCGAGCGCTCATGCGCGAAGGCGACCAGTGGACCCAAAATCACGATCTTTCCAACCTGCGTGTGCTGGGTACGGTGGGCGAGCCGATCAACCCCGAAGCCTGGATGTGGTATTACAAACAGATCGGCAATTCCAAGCTGCCCATCGTGGATACCTGGTGGCAAACGGAAACGGGAGGACACGTCATCTCCGGCCTGCCCTACGCCACCCCCATGAAACCAGGTGCCGCTTCCACACCGCTGCCCGGCATTGACGCAGCCATCATCGACAAGGACGGCAAGGAAGTCGGTCCCGACGAAGGCGGCTTTTTGGTGATCCGCAAGCCCTGGCCCGGAATGCTGCGCGGTGTTTGGGGCAACCAGGAACGCTTCAAGGCAACCTATTTCGCCGGGTTCCCCGGTACCTACGAATCCGGCGACGGCGCCCGTCGGGACGAAGACGGCTATTTCTGGATCATGGGCCGCGTGGACGACGTGATCAACGTCTCCGGCCATCGCCTCGGCACAGCGGAAATCGAATCCGCCCTGGTGGCGCATCCCGCTGTGTCCGAAGCGGCCGTGGTGGGCATGCCGCACGAAGTCAAAGGCCAGTCCATCTATGCTTACGTGACCCTGAAAGGGGACGAGGACGAATCCGATGAACTGCGCAAAGAACTGGTGACCCATGTGCGCAAGGAGATCGGCCCGCTGGCCGCTCCTGAAATCATGCAGTTTGCACCCGGACTGCCCAAAACCCGCTCCGGCAAAATCATGCGCCGCATCCTGCGCAAAATCGCTGAGGGTGACACATCCAACCTGGGCGACACTTCCACTCTGGCCGATCCCGGCGTGGTTCAGGATCTCATCGAAGGCAATGCGGACCTGACCGAAAAATAA
- the dksA gene encoding RNA polymerase-binding protein DksA, producing MDAKDIKYFREVLEGLLNDIMQKSQETIEDMTESGEIYADPADRATAESDRAFTLRIRDRERKLVRKVQQALQRIDDGEFGLCSECGEEIGTARLKARPMTTLCIQCKSKQEEDEKVRGD from the coding sequence ATGGATGCCAAAGATATCAAGTATTTCCGCGAAGTGCTCGAAGGTCTGCTCAATGACATCATGCAAAAAAGCCAAGAGACCATTGAGGATATGACCGAGTCCGGGGAGATCTATGCCGACCCCGCGGACAGAGCCACAGCCGAATCTGACCGCGCCTTCACTCTGCGCATTCGCGATCGCGAACGCAAACTTGTGCGCAAGGTCCAGCAGGCGTTGCAGCGTATTGATGACGGCGAATTCGGGCTGTGTTCCGAATGCGGCGAGGAAATAGGCACGGCACGGCTCAAGGCGCGCCCCATGACCACCCTCTGCATCCAATGCAAAAGTAAACAGGAAGAGGACGAAAAAGTACGGGGCGACTAG
- a CDS encoding SHOCT domain-containing protein encodes MPFGEPLMHHANCSSFTDAIFHGFSGHQGWFQGFHFPFGMLGLILLVAGTIWLLTRRRESVCQEAPDVSALELLQRRYASGHIDREEYLRRRTDLNS; translated from the coding sequence ATGCCCTTCGGGGAACCACTTATGCACCACGCCAATTGCTCGTCGTTTACCGACGCCATATTTCATGGGTTTTCAGGACACCAAGGCTGGTTTCAGGGCTTTCACTTCCCGTTCGGAATGCTTGGACTGATTTTGCTGGTGGCGGGTACCATTTGGCTGCTTACCCGGAGGCGGGAATCCGTGTGCCAGGAAGCTCCGGATGTTTCGGCACTGGAGCTACTCCAACGCCGCTACGCTTCCGGGCATATTGATCGGGAAGAGTACCTCCGTCGTCGTACTGACCTGAATTCCTAA
- a CDS encoding chemotaxis response regulator CheY yields MPADKSMRILVVDDFSTMRKIIKNILRQLGFENVVEADDGTTAWDVLNKDNIDFVVSDWNMPKMTGIELLRKVRASEEYADTPFLMVTAEAQQENIIEAVQAKVSNYIVKPFTPETMSEKIDKIFG; encoded by the coding sequence ATGCCCGCAGATAAAAGCATGAGAATTCTGGTGGTTGATGACTTTTCCACCATGCGGAAAATCATTAAAAACATCCTGCGTCAGCTTGGATTTGAAAATGTCGTGGAAGCTGACGACGGCACCACCGCATGGGATGTTTTGAACAAGGACAACATCGACTTTGTCGTTTCGGACTGGAACATGCCCAAGATGACGGGCATTGAGCTGTTGCGCAAGGTTCGCGCCAGCGAAGAATACGCCGACACCCCCTTCCTGATGGTTACAGCTGAGGCCCAGCAGGAAAACATCATCGAAGCGGTGCAGGCCAAGGTTTCCAACTATATTGTCAAACCCTTCACTCCGGAAACCATGAGTGAAAAAATCGACAAGATCTTCGGCTGA
- a CDS encoding nucleoside recognition domain-containing protein encodes MLHRILRSIVEVFKQGTSASLTLFKVMIPIVFAVRLLQEFDLIRLLADPLGPVMRLVGLPPEMGLVWATALLNNIYSGMIVFLSLVENAPITEAQATVLGVMVLIAHGLPVELSIARKSGPRLFFQGLSRVGGALLLGWLLSQIYTNFDLLQGPANVLLQPEAGTGPVPWGPWILDQAVNLISIYGIILALVGIMRILEAVGVINLANRLLRPLLRIIGIGPKASAITVVGLTLGLSYGGGLIIHGARSGEIDRRDVFYSLTLMGVCHSLVEDTFLLVMLGGHLSGLLWGRLFYSLFFVALLVQLVRYLPGRFCDRFFWGPPESKGA; translated from the coding sequence ATGCTCCACCGCATCCTTCGATCCATTGTGGAGGTATTCAAGCAAGGCACCTCCGCCTCCTTGACGTTGTTCAAGGTCATGATCCCCATCGTGTTCGCGGTGCGACTGCTCCAGGAATTCGACCTGATCCGGCTCCTGGCCGATCCCTTGGGACCGGTAATGCGGTTGGTGGGTCTGCCTCCGGAAATGGGTCTCGTCTGGGCAACCGCGCTCCTGAACAACATTTATTCCGGCATGATCGTTTTTCTCTCCCTGGTGGAGAACGCCCCGATAACCGAGGCGCAGGCCACTGTCCTGGGCGTCATGGTTCTCATCGCGCACGGTCTGCCCGTAGAATTATCCATTGCCCGCAAATCCGGACCACGGCTTTTCTTTCAAGGGCTTTCCCGCGTCGGTGGCGCTCTGCTGCTGGGGTGGCTGCTGAGCCAAATATATACCAACTTCGACCTGCTTCAGGGACCGGCCAACGTGCTCCTGCAACCGGAAGCGGGTACCGGTCCCGTTCCCTGGGGACCATGGATCCTGGATCAAGCAGTAAATCTGATTTCCATTTACGGCATCATCCTGGCTCTGGTCGGGATCATGCGCATACTTGAAGCCGTGGGCGTCATCAATCTGGCGAACCGTCTGCTCCGTCCGCTCCTGCGCATCATCGGCATCGGTCCCAAAGCTTCGGCCATTACCGTGGTAGGGCTTACCCTGGGCCTTTCCTATGGTGGTGGCCTGATCATTCACGGCGCACGCTCCGGCGAAATCGACCGTCGCGACGTCTTTTACTCCCTTACCCTCATGGGGGTCTGCCATAGTCTTGTGGAAGATACGTTCCTCTTGGTCATGCTTGGAGGACACCTCTCCGGCTTACTTTGGGGACGCCTGTTCTATTCCCTGTTTTTCGTGGCCCTGCTTGTTCAATTGGTGCGATACCTCCCCGGACGATTTTGTGATCGCTTTTTCTGGGGACCGCCCGAATCCAAAGGAGCATAA
- a CDS encoding glycosyltransferase family 9 protein, whose amino-acid sequence MNVLVLNLTRFGDLIQTQPVVSGLTDAGDRVGLLCLDNFAHAGALLDGVDWLGSFPGARLLAALQKDWRGAVRDFDQLRRWVQREYAPDRIVNLTPSLPARLLARALSPNRSPDAVRGFSVDEYGFNADSSSWAAFLQLASGHRGASPFNVVDLFRCVAGVGSRSSRFSLKLPQGGEGERLEADVTALLHSQEEHGESRFLGIQLGASEDQRRWPVDAFLRTAHFFAKHQKLTPVLLGSDAETTLAERFVSGFAGSVINLVGRTSLTQLAGVLPRLELLVTNDTGTMHLAAGLGTPVAAVFLATAQPFDTGPYREGSLCFEPDISCHPCAFGSSCKERHRCRQSVSPEIVYRAAVAEFFSGGVEQAIPAGARVWRSVRGDDGFMDLESLSGHAHEDRTRWIGMQRRLYRRFFDDASLPSPGEKTAEPCGGLCSEQAERLTAAFSEARDLLFLLEQQSQVLATRPVRAVQNKVLATCQRVQSTLAREPELEVLGMLWHFELQSKGDALDHLVSLTRRHRALMEGFLSELS is encoded by the coding sequence ATGAATGTGCTCGTACTCAACCTGACCCGATTCGGCGACCTTATCCAGACCCAGCCTGTTGTTTCCGGCTTGACCGATGCGGGAGATCGTGTCGGGCTGCTTTGTCTTGATAATTTTGCGCATGCCGGAGCATTGCTCGACGGCGTGGACTGGTTGGGATCTTTCCCTGGGGCGCGCTTGCTGGCCGCACTGCAGAAGGATTGGCGGGGGGCGGTCCGTGATTTCGATCAATTGCGTCGTTGGGTGCAGCGAGAGTATGCTCCCGACCGAATCGTGAACCTGACGCCGTCCCTTCCGGCCAGGCTGCTGGCCCGGGCGTTGTCTCCAAATCGATCGCCGGATGCGGTGCGCGGGTTCAGCGTGGATGAATACGGATTCAACGCGGACTCATCGTCCTGGGCCGCTTTTTTACAGCTGGCCTCCGGCCATCGGGGTGCCAGCCCCTTTAATGTGGTGGACTTGTTTCGCTGCGTGGCGGGCGTGGGGAGTCGCAGCAGCCGCTTTTCGCTCAAGCTTCCCCAGGGAGGGGAGGGCGAACGACTGGAAGCGGATGTTACGGCGCTCCTGCATAGCCAGGAGGAGCACGGTGAAAGCCGTTTCCTTGGAATCCAACTCGGTGCGAGCGAGGATCAACGGCGTTGGCCTGTGGATGCGTTTTTGCGGACGGCGCATTTCTTTGCCAAGCATCAAAAATTGACGCCGGTGTTGCTCGGCAGTGATGCGGAAACAACCTTGGCCGAACGGTTTGTTTCCGGATTTGCCGGATCTGTGATCAATTTGGTGGGGCGAACCTCGCTCACACAACTGGCGGGCGTGCTTCCGCGGCTTGAACTGCTCGTGACGAACGATACGGGAACCATGCATCTGGCCGCAGGTTTGGGAACGCCTGTTGCCGCGGTGTTTCTTGCCACGGCTCAACCGTTTGACACCGGGCCGTATCGCGAAGGCAGTCTCTGCTTTGAGCCGGATATATCCTGCCACCCCTGTGCCTTTGGTTCCTCCTGCAAGGAACGGCACCGGTGTCGGCAAAGCGTGTCGCCGGAGATTGTATACAGAGCGGCGGTTGCAGAGTTTTTTTCCGGAGGCGTGGAGCAGGCGATTCCCGCGGGGGCAAGGGTTTGGCGGAGTGTTCGCGGGGATGACGGGTTTATGGATTTGGAATCGCTTTCCGGACATGCGCATGAGGACCGAACCCGCTGGATCGGCATGCAGCGTCGCTTGTATCGTCGCTTTTTTGACGACGCGTCTCTGCCCAGTCCAGGAGAGAAAACGGCTGAACCTTGTGGCGGGCTGTGTTCCGAACAAGCGGAACGCCTGACAGCGGCGTTTTCCGAAGCCCGCGATTTATTATTTTTGTTGGAGCAGCAATCCCAGGTGCTTGCTACGCGACCGGTGCGGGCTGTTCAAAATAAAGTGCTGGCCACCTGCCAGAGGGTCCAATCTACGCTTGCTCGGGAGCCGGAATTGGAGGTTCTGGGTATGTTGTGGCATTTTGAACTGCAATCCAAAGGGGATGCGTTGGATCATCTCGTGTCCCTCACAAGGCGGCATCGGGCGCTTATGGAAGGGTTTCTGTCGGAATTGTCGTGA
- a CDS encoding periplasmic heavy metal sensor, producing MNTSPLLLTATLLALLCAAAAQAQDNQGSAPWAALLGLRETPCVGKMLPTKQRKEFMQLKREHEDLRRKLGRELYTRQLEYDVYSRSRQRQKDLDELADEMQRLRQKLVHEDQRFCSVVQERFGLDISKNLHCVPMDAISAEK from the coding sequence ATGAATACCTCACCCCTTCTGCTTACAGCCACGCTTTTGGCACTGCTTTGCGCGGCTGCGGCCCAGGCGCAGGATAACCAAGGTTCTGCGCCATGGGCCGCCCTCTTGGGGCTGCGCGAAACACCATGCGTAGGGAAAATGCTGCCAACAAAGCAGCGCAAGGAATTCATGCAACTCAAACGAGAACACGAAGATCTGCGACGGAAATTGGGACGGGAACTCTACACACGCCAACTGGAATACGATGTGTATTCGCGCTCCCGCCAGCGGCAAAAGGATCTGGACGAACTGGCCGATGAAATGCAGCGATTGCGGCAAAAACTGGTACATGAGGACCAACGCTTTTGCTCGGTGGTGCAGGAACGGTTCGGCCTGGATATCTCCAAGAATCTGCACTGCGTTCCCATGGACGCCATTTCCGCTGAAAAATAA
- a CDS encoding DUF4212 domain-containing protein has product MTQEKMQQYWRTNLRYMVVLLAIWALVSYVCGILLVEQLNTIQLGGFPLGFWFAQQGSIYVFVVLIFAYYVLMRRLDRKFDVHE; this is encoded by the coding sequence ATGACACAGGAAAAAATGCAACAGTATTGGAGAACCAACCTGCGCTACATGGTCGTTCTTCTCGCAATCTGGGCGCTTGTCTCCTACGTGTGCGGCATTTTGCTCGTGGAACAGCTCAACACCATCCAGCTCGGAGGGTTCCCCCTGGGGTTCTGGTTCGCTCAGCAAGGCTCCATCTACGTATTCGTCGTGCTCATCTTCGCCTACTACGTGCTGATGCGCCGTTTGGACCGCAAGTTCGACGTTCACGAATAA
- a CDS encoding NFACT RNA binding domain-containing protein yields MEANFFRHLVQEAGEVLLGRRIEKIQAPDENVWTVRLDGPLATRHLLFRPAKHGGLFFFSEQKPANPLAPPARVMWLRKRIQGRRIIACHSDWSRLRLALELTPSRRQGAARFVLLDLRTGIRLSDELPADFSDRISWPDLKSIQNDPNIWRGHPQISPPLRRRLTALDEEDARELYELVTCAQRPVRFYVPQYADGPGMPLIWPVSGQNQTFPSALKAAQAWGVPTLFPELEARVERPEQVQRKRRTKKILRALEKLDQEKARLQRLMDLRQQGEIIKANMHLLAEYHPETSPLPKQMKLSHPEHGEAVLDFDPRRSPSENMEQCFRLADKGERGFVHLARRRNELGRELARVEQGNISAQDAPPSAKEATAPAPLPKKWQQLAVHLFTTSDGFTVARGKNKKANHEMLSKAASPFDYWFHAANGPSSHVILKRDHPGQDVPRRSLEEAAALCSLKSAFKADGKVEIMFALVKDVRKVKGWAHGQVSVQQVQGTVIARPDQELETRLARRE; encoded by the coding sequence ATGGAAGCCAACTTTTTTCGCCACCTGGTCCAGGAGGCCGGGGAGGTGCTCCTCGGGCGACGGATCGAAAAAATCCAAGCCCCTGACGAGAATGTGTGGACCGTCCGCCTGGACGGTCCGCTTGCGACAAGACACCTTCTCTTTCGTCCCGCCAAGCATGGGGGGCTGTTCTTCTTTTCCGAACAAAAACCGGCCAACCCGCTGGCTCCGCCCGCCCGCGTTATGTGGCTGCGAAAGCGCATCCAAGGGCGACGCATCATTGCATGCCATTCGGACTGGTCCCGCTTGCGGCTGGCTCTTGAGTTGACGCCGTCCCGCCGCCAAGGAGCCGCCCGATTCGTATTGCTGGACCTGCGCACAGGCATCCGGCTGTCTGACGAACTGCCTGCAGATTTTTCGGACCGCATTTCCTGGCCAGACCTCAAATCAATTCAGAATGATCCCAACATCTGGCGGGGGCACCCCCAGATATCGCCACCATTACGCCGTCGTCTCACGGCTCTGGATGAGGAGGATGCCAGGGAGCTGTACGAACTGGTTACCTGCGCGCAACGACCGGTCCGATTTTACGTTCCACAATATGCCGATGGTCCGGGCATGCCGTTGATTTGGCCTGTTTCCGGTCAAAACCAAACTTTTCCTTCTGCTCTCAAAGCAGCCCAGGCCTGGGGTGTTCCCACGCTTTTTCCCGAGCTTGAAGCCCGGGTCGAACGGCCGGAACAGGTCCAGCGCAAACGCCGAACAAAGAAAATTCTTCGTGCTCTGGAGAAACTCGACCAGGAAAAAGCACGGTTGCAACGTCTTATGGATTTGCGCCAACAGGGAGAGATCATCAAGGCCAACATGCATCTGCTGGCGGAGTATCACCCGGAGACCAGCCCCCTGCCGAAACAAATGAAGCTGTCACACCCGGAACACGGCGAGGCAGTACTTGATTTTGATCCACGACGTTCGCCTTCAGAAAACATGGAGCAATGCTTTCGGCTGGCGGACAAAGGCGAACGGGGCTTCGTGCATCTGGCCCGACGCCGCAACGAGCTGGGCCGGGAGCTGGCCCGAGTGGAGCAGGGAAACATTTCCGCCCAGGATGCCCCGCCGTCTGCCAAAGAAGCAACGGCCCCCGCTCCGTTACCGAAAAAATGGCAACAGCTTGCCGTCCACCTCTTCACCACCTCGGACGGCTTTACCGTGGCGCGCGGCAAAAACAAAAAAGCCAACCACGAGATGCTCTCAAAGGCGGCAAGTCCCTTTGACTACTGGTTCCATGCCGCCAACGGTCCCAGTTCCCATGTCATTCTGAAACGGGATCATCCTGGGCAGGATGTACCCCGCCGGTCTCTTGAGGAGGCTGCGGCGCTCTGTTCGCTAAAAAGCGCCTTCAAGGCCGACGGCAAAGTGGAGATCATGTTCGCCCTTGTTAAGGACGTGCGCAAGGTCAAGGGCTGGGCGCATGGGCAGGTCAGCGTACAGCAGGTTCAGGGGACGGTAATCGCCAGACCGGATCAGGAACTGGAGACCCGACTCGCCCGACGAGAATAA